TCTCGGATTTTCTGAAGAAGTATAACAGGGTTGTCTTCAATGATGAGGTTCTCGCGTTGGTCAGGTTTTACAAAGCCCTCCGCTATCGTATGATCTATCATCTCAAAGAATTTATCATAGTAGCCATTAATGTTGTAGAAGGCAACAGGCTTTTTAATAATACCTAACTGGTTCCAGGTAATGATCTCGCAGATCTCGTCGAAGGTGCCAAAGCCGCCTGGCATCGCTATAAACGCATCAGAGCGTGCCGCCATTATTGCCTTACGCTCGTGCATTGTTTCTACCACATGTAACTCATGTAAGCCATTATGAGCTACTTCTCTGTCAACCAGGCTTTGTGGAATTACCCCAATCACTCTTCCATTGTTTTCCAGAACAGCATCGGCTATAACACCCATTAAACCGACATTACCAGCTCCATAAACAAGTGTTAC
Above is a genomic segment from Pontibacter deserti containing:
- a CDS encoding LOG family protein, whose protein sequence is MKSIGVFCGANTGTNNVYSQASAELGRLMAEQHVTLVYGAGNVGLMGVIADAVLENNGRVIGVIPQSLVDREVAHNGLHELHVVETMHERKAIMAARSDAFIAMPGGFGTFDEICEIITWNQLGIIKKPVAFYNINGYYDKFFEMIDHTIAEGFVKPDQRENLIIEDNPVILLQKIREYSDATSDYWIDFKRI